The Pangasianodon hypophthalmus isolate fPanHyp1 chromosome 5, fPanHyp1.pri, whole genome shotgun sequence genome includes a window with the following:
- the LOC128318309 gene encoding uncharacterized protein LOC128318309, translating into MASLLSLPVHFRSYNTQLYVSARPDENSQLKKVEACAIDIRDWMLSNFLLLNPEKTEVLVLGPQAAKSKFKDHTVTLDGLSVSSSLTVKDLGVIIDSNLSFEAHVDNVSRLAFFHLRNIAKIRNILSLSDAEKLVHAFITSRLDYCNALLSGCSSRCINKLQIVQNAAVRVLTRTRKYEHITPVLSTLHWLPVRFRIDFKILLLTYKALNGLAPQYLSDMLVPYVPPRLLRSKDAGCLSVPRIAKTTAGDRAFSYQAPKLWNSLPVNVREADTVSVFKSRLKTYLFNLAFSD; encoded by the coding sequence atggcttctttgctttccttgcctgttcacttcagatcctacaacacacagttatacgtctcagctaggccagatgagaatagccagttaaagaaagttgaggcatgtgcgatagacataagagactggatgctaagcaactttctcctgctaaacccggaaaaaacagaggttctggtactgggaccacaagccgctaaaAGTAAGTTTAAAGATCATACTGTTACTTTAGacggtctctctgtttcaagtagtctaacagtaaaagatctcggtgtgattatagactctaatctctcatttgaggcgcatgtagataatgtaagcaggttagcatttttccacctcagaaatatcgctaagattagaaatatactttcgctaagtgatgctgaaaaactagtccatgcatttatcacgtccagattagattactgtaatgctttactatctggatgttcgtctagatgcataaataagcttcagatagttcagaacgcagcagtgagggtcctgactaggactaggaagtatgagcatatcacgccagtcttatctacattacactggctcccagtaagattccgcatcgattttaaaatattactcctaacctataaagcattaaacggtctcgctccgcagtatttaagcgatatgttagtaccttacgttccgccgcgcctacttcgctctaaggatgcaggctgtctatcagtaccacgcattgccaaaaccacggcaggggacagagctttctcttaccaagccccaaaattatggaatagcctcccagttaatgtacgtgaagcagacacggtctcagtgtttaagtcgaggttgaagacttatttatttaacctagcatttagcgactag